The Mugil cephalus isolate CIBA_MC_2020 chromosome 19, CIBA_Mcephalus_1.1, whole genome shotgun sequence genome has a window encoding:
- the rapgef1b gene encoding rap guanine nucleotide exchange factor 1b isoform X6, whose translation MSRKIESKQDSQRSHLSTFTMILKDKFHSPKIKRTPSKKGKQLQPEPAAKSTEKPANKKVSRLEEHEKEVVSALRYFKTIVDKMVVEKKVLEMLPGSASKVLEAILPLVQVEARIQHSSALTSCHSRVYQSLANLIRWADQVMLDGIDLEDKENVTSVTNVIKAVLDGVKELVKLTIEKQEHPSPTTPNKPALPATTAESTVSSEMPSIDREPEVSAKTAPAAPPAEAVPEIPDEDVAPPKPPLPEAKMAELSPPPALPPKKRQSAPSPTPVAVVAPMSRGSSLPCSDHRAEYEPEFLQRRFSGGSQSYGGDSPRLSPCSSMGKLSKSDEQLSSMEQDSGQCSRNTSCETLDNTENYDPDYDFLHQDLSAGENLPPIPVGGCLSPLPESHSESSSPVPGQHPSHPHFSAPPGQQPEYWTPQPNHPNPLQSARVSAPPALPLKKRRSTQTSPFPDGGSRVLYERYPSQYDNLSEEELHPTPPFPLFTPISPMPQTNGGVFVAQYIASENADVPASPPPLPEKKSRHILQYMQFVEDYSEPQPSVFYQMPQSESIYEQRNKRFQEVYGFNDSFSSTDSVHEPLLPPALPPKQRQLSESANDEGGEGEYVNLYSSSQANGELPLSLRETIAADDVLQDPTPQMPTANSKEALDKERRQKSTESSGSDEKDVDELSLIDHKEIMSRITLKQENDDGPDVRAGSGDILLVHATETDRKDLVLYCEAFLTTYRTFITPEDLIKKLHIRYSTFCHSPDTFKKRVSKNTFFVLVRVVDELCLVELTEDILKQLMDLVFTLVCNGELSLARVLRKNILDKVEQKKLLRYTNSLKPLAARGVSARPGTLHDFRSHEIADQLTLLDAELFYKIEIPEVLLWAKEQNEEKSPNLTQFTEHFNNMSYWVRSLIIQQEKAQDREKLLLKFIKIMKHLRKLNNFNSYLAILSALDSAPIRRLEWQKQTSEGLEEYCTLIDSSSSFRAYRAALAEVEPPCIPYLGLILQDLTFVHLGNPDLIDGKVNFSKRWQQFNILDSMRRFQQVHYELKRNEDIVSFFNDFSDHLAEEALWELSLKIKPRNISRRKTDREEKT comes from the exons ATGTCGAGAAAAATAGAGAGCAAGCAAG ACTCGCAACGGTCCCATCTGTCCACTTTCACCATGATCCTGAAGGACAAGTTCCACTCTCCCAAGATCAAGAGGACGCCGTCCAAGAAGGGCAAGCAACTGCAGCCCGAGCCGGCGGCCAAGAGCACTGAGAAACCTGCTAACAAG AAGGTCAGTAGGCTGGAGGAGCATGAGAAGGAAGTGGTCAGCGCCCTTCGCTACTTCAAGACAATCGTGGACAAAatggtggtggagaagaaggTGCTGGAGATGCTCCCGGGCTCGGCCAGCAAGGTGCTTGAAGCCATCCTGCCACTGGTTCAGGTGGAGGCACGGATACAGCACAG CTCGGCGTTGACTTCCTGCCACAGCCGCGTGTATCAGAGTCTGGCCAACCTTATACGCTGGGCAGACCAGGTAATGCTGGACGGCATCGATTTGGAGGACAAGGAAAACGTGACGTCCGTCACCAATGTCATCAAAGCAGTGCTGGACGGAGTAAAG GAACTGGTGAAACTGACCATAGAGAAACAGGAGCATCCGTCACCCACCACCCCTAACAAGCCGGCACTGCCTGCCACAACGGCAGAGAG CACCGTGTCATCTGAGATGCCTTCGATAGATCGGGAGCCGGAAGTCTCCGCTAAGACGGCTCCAGCGGCTCCTCCCGCGGAAGCTGTCCCTGAAATACCAGATGAAGATGTAGCACCACCCAAACCCCCGCTTCCTGAAGCCAAAATGGCAGAACTCAG TCCTCCGCCAGCTCTTCCCCCCAAGAAGCGCCAGTCGGCCCCTTCGCCCACTCCGGTCGCAGTGGTCGCCCCGATGAGCCGAGGCTCCAGCCTACCATGTAGTGACCACAGAGCG GAGTACGAGCCAGAGTTCCTTCAGAGGCGTTTCTCTGGAGGGAGCCAGTCCTACGGCGGCGACTCTCCACGTCTGTCCCCCTGCAGCAGCATGGGAAAACTCAGCAAGTCTGATGAGCAGCTTTCttccatggagcaggacagtGGTCAGTGTTCTCGTAACACCAGCTGTGAGACGCTTG ACAACACAGAGAATTACGACCCAGATTACGACTTCCTCCATCAGGACCTGTCAGCGGGGGAAAACCTGCCCCCGATACCGGTTGGAGGGTGCCTGAGCCCCCTGCCCGAGTCTCACAGCGAGTCCTCCTCCCCTGTTCCCGGACAGCACCCCTCGCACCCCCACTTCAGCGCTCCTCCGGGCCAGCAACCAGAATACTGGACCCCCCAGCCGAACCACCCGAATCCCTTGCAGTCCGCCCGCGTCAGCGCTCCCCCCGCCCTGCCGCTGAAGAAGCGGCGCAGCACCCAGACGTCGCCGTTCCCCGACGGGGGGTCCAGGGTGCTGTACGAGCGCTACCCCTCCCAGTACGACAACCTGTCGGAAGAGGAGCTCCACCCAACGCCGCCGTTCCCGCTTTTCACGCCCATCTCGCCCATGCCCCAGACCAACGGGGGCGTGTTTGTCGCCCAGTACATCGCCAGCGAGAATGCGGACGTCCCCGCCAGCCCACCGCCTCtgccagaaaagaaaagcagacacA TCCTTCAGTACATGCAGTTCGTTGAAGACTACTCCGAGCCACAGCCCTCCGTCTTCTACCAGATGCCTCAGAGCGAGAGCATCTACGAGCAGCGCAACAAGCGCTTCCAGGAGGTCTACGGCTTCAACGACTCCTTCAGCAGCACGGACTCGGTCCACGAGCCGCTGCTGCCTCCAGCGTTAccaccaaaacaaagacagctg AGCGAGAGCGCGAATGACGAGGGCGGGGAGGGGGAGTATGTCAACTTGTACTCGTCCAGCCAAGCCAATGGGGAGCTGCCTCTCTCCCTCAGA GAAACGATCGCTGCCGATGATGTGCTTCAAGACCCCACCCCTCAGATGCCTACGGCCAATAGCAAAGAGGCTTTGGACAAGGAAAG AAGGCAGAAGTCAACGGAATCGTCCGGGAGCGACGAGAAAGACGTGGACGAGCTTTCCCTCATCGACCACAAAGAGATTATGAGCAGGATAACACTAAAACAAGAA aatgaCGACGGTCCTGACGTACGTGCCGGATCAGGAGATATTCTATTAGTCCACGCTACAGAAACAGACCGCAAAG ATCTCGTTTTGTACTGTGAAGCCTTTCTGACTACATATAGGACGTTCATAACCCCGGAGGACCTCATTAAGAAGCTACACATAAG ATATAGCACGTTCTGCCACAGTCCAGACACCTTCAAGAAGCGAGTGAGCAAGAACACGTTCTTTGTGCTGGTTCGTGTGGTGGATGAGCTGTG CCTGGTGGAGCTGACGGAGGACATCTTGAAACAGCTCATGGACCTGGTGTTCACGCTGGTGTGTAACGGCGAGCTCAGCCTCGCCCGCGTGCTCCGCAAGAACATCCTGGACAAGGTGGAACAAAAGAAGCTGCTGCGCTACACTAACTCCCTCAAGCCCCTGGCAGCCCGAGGAGTCTCTGCAAG GCCTGGAACCCTTCACGACTTCCGCAGTCATGAGATTGCCGATCAGCTCACCCTCCTTGACGCTGAGCTTTTCTATAAAATTGAG ATTCCCGAGGTTCTGCTTTGGGCCAAGGAGCAGAATGAGGAGAAGAGTCCCAACCTGACTCAGTTCACAGAGCACTTTAACAACATGAGCTATTG ggtCCGCTCTTTGATAATTCAGCAGGAGAAAGCCcaagacagagagaagctgcTCCTCAAGTTCATTAAGATAATGAAG CACTTAAGAAAGTTGAATAATTTCAACTCGTACTTGGCAATACTGTCCGCCCTGGACTCGGCCCCCATCAGGAGATTGGAGTGGCAGAAACAGACCTCAGAG ggaCTGGAAGAATATTGCACGCTGATCGACAGCTCCTCTTCCTTCAGAGCGTACAGAGCCGCTCTGGCAGAGGTGGAGCCTCCATGCATCCCGTACTT GGGTCTCATCCTCCAGGACCTGACCTTCGTCCACCTGGGGAACCCCGACCTCATCGACGGGAAGGTCAACTTCTCCAAACGCTGGCAGCAGTTCAACATACTGGACAGCATGCGGCGCTTCCAGCAAGT GCATTACGAGCTGAAGCGCAACGAGGACATCGTCTCCTTTTTCAACGACTTCAGCGACCACCTGGCGGAGGAGGCGCTGTGGGAGCTGTCGCTGAAGATAAAGCCCAGAAACATTTCCAGGCGCAAGACGGACCGCGAGGAGAAAACCTAG
- the rapgef1b gene encoding rap guanine nucleotide exchange factor 1b isoform X5 has translation MSRKIESKQDSQRSHLSTFTMILKDKFHSPKIKRTPSKKGKQLQPEPAAKSTEKPANKKVSRLEEHEKEVVSALRYFKTIVDKMVVEKKVLEMLPGSASKVLEAILPLVQVEARIQHSSALTSCHSRVYQSLANLIRWADQVMLDGIDLEDKENVTSVTNVIKAVLDGVKELVKLTIEKQEHPSPTTPNKPALPATTAESTVSSEMPSIDREPEVSAKTAPAAPPAEAVPEIPDEDVAPPKPPLPEAKMAELRAQLSDAGQRRPSQKENPPPALPPKKRQSAPSPTPVAVVAPMSRGSSLPCSDHRAEYEPEFLQRRFSGGSQSYGGDSPRLSPCSSMGKLSKSDEQLSSMEQDSGQCSRNTSCETLDNTENYDPDYDFLHQDLSAGENLPPIPVGGCLSPLPESHSESSSPVPGQHPSHPHFSAPPGQQPEYWTPQPNHPNPLQSARVSAPPALPLKKRRSTQTSPFPDGGSRVLYERYPSQYDNLSEEELHPTPPFPLFTPISPMPQTNGGVFVAQYIASENADVPASPPPLPEKKSRHILQYMQFVEDYSEPQPSVFYQMPQSESIYEQRNKRFQEVYGFNDSFSSTDSVHEPLLPPALPPKQRQLETIAADDVLQDPTPQMPTANSKEALDKERRQKSTESSGSDEKDVDELSLIDHKEIMSRITLKQENDDGPDVRAGSGDILLVHATETDRKDLVLYCEAFLTTYRTFITPEDLIKKLHIRYSTFCHSPDTFKKRVSKNTFFVLVRVVDELCLVELTEDILKQLMDLVFTLVCNGELSLARVLRKNILDKVEQKKLLRYTNSLKPLAARGVSARPGTLHDFRSHEIADQLTLLDAELFYKIEIPEVLLWAKEQNEEKSPNLTQFTEHFNNMSYWVRSLIIQQEKAQDREKLLLKFIKIMKHLRKLNNFNSYLAILSALDSAPIRRLEWQKQTSEGLEEYCTLIDSSSSFRAYRAALAEVEPPCIPYLGLILQDLTFVHLGNPDLIDGKVNFSKRWQQFNILDSMRRFQQVHYELKRNEDIVSFFNDFSDHLAEEALWELSLKIKPRNISRRKTDREEKT, from the exons ATGTCGAGAAAAATAGAGAGCAAGCAAG ACTCGCAACGGTCCCATCTGTCCACTTTCACCATGATCCTGAAGGACAAGTTCCACTCTCCCAAGATCAAGAGGACGCCGTCCAAGAAGGGCAAGCAACTGCAGCCCGAGCCGGCGGCCAAGAGCACTGAGAAACCTGCTAACAAG AAGGTCAGTAGGCTGGAGGAGCATGAGAAGGAAGTGGTCAGCGCCCTTCGCTACTTCAAGACAATCGTGGACAAAatggtggtggagaagaaggTGCTGGAGATGCTCCCGGGCTCGGCCAGCAAGGTGCTTGAAGCCATCCTGCCACTGGTTCAGGTGGAGGCACGGATACAGCACAG CTCGGCGTTGACTTCCTGCCACAGCCGCGTGTATCAGAGTCTGGCCAACCTTATACGCTGGGCAGACCAGGTAATGCTGGACGGCATCGATTTGGAGGACAAGGAAAACGTGACGTCCGTCACCAATGTCATCAAAGCAGTGCTGGACGGAGTAAAG GAACTGGTGAAACTGACCATAGAGAAACAGGAGCATCCGTCACCCACCACCCCTAACAAGCCGGCACTGCCTGCCACAACGGCAGAGAG CACCGTGTCATCTGAGATGCCTTCGATAGATCGGGAGCCGGAAGTCTCCGCTAAGACGGCTCCAGCGGCTCCTCCCGCGGAAGCTGTCCCTGAAATACCAGATGAAGATGTAGCACCACCCAAACCCCCGCTTCCTGAAGCCAAAATGGCAGAACTCAG AGCTCAGTTGAGTGATGCTGGCCAAAGGAGACCCTCTCAGAAGGAGAA TCCTCCGCCAGCTCTTCCCCCCAAGAAGCGCCAGTCGGCCCCTTCGCCCACTCCGGTCGCAGTGGTCGCCCCGATGAGCCGAGGCTCCAGCCTACCATGTAGTGACCACAGAGCG GAGTACGAGCCAGAGTTCCTTCAGAGGCGTTTCTCTGGAGGGAGCCAGTCCTACGGCGGCGACTCTCCACGTCTGTCCCCCTGCAGCAGCATGGGAAAACTCAGCAAGTCTGATGAGCAGCTTTCttccatggagcaggacagtGGTCAGTGTTCTCGTAACACCAGCTGTGAGACGCTTG ACAACACAGAGAATTACGACCCAGATTACGACTTCCTCCATCAGGACCTGTCAGCGGGGGAAAACCTGCCCCCGATACCGGTTGGAGGGTGCCTGAGCCCCCTGCCCGAGTCTCACAGCGAGTCCTCCTCCCCTGTTCCCGGACAGCACCCCTCGCACCCCCACTTCAGCGCTCCTCCGGGCCAGCAACCAGAATACTGGACCCCCCAGCCGAACCACCCGAATCCCTTGCAGTCCGCCCGCGTCAGCGCTCCCCCCGCCCTGCCGCTGAAGAAGCGGCGCAGCACCCAGACGTCGCCGTTCCCCGACGGGGGGTCCAGGGTGCTGTACGAGCGCTACCCCTCCCAGTACGACAACCTGTCGGAAGAGGAGCTCCACCCAACGCCGCCGTTCCCGCTTTTCACGCCCATCTCGCCCATGCCCCAGACCAACGGGGGCGTGTTTGTCGCCCAGTACATCGCCAGCGAGAATGCGGACGTCCCCGCCAGCCCACCGCCTCtgccagaaaagaaaagcagacacA TCCTTCAGTACATGCAGTTCGTTGAAGACTACTCCGAGCCACAGCCCTCCGTCTTCTACCAGATGCCTCAGAGCGAGAGCATCTACGAGCAGCGCAACAAGCGCTTCCAGGAGGTCTACGGCTTCAACGACTCCTTCAGCAGCACGGACTCGGTCCACGAGCCGCTGCTGCCTCCAGCGTTAccaccaaaacaaagacagctg GAAACGATCGCTGCCGATGATGTGCTTCAAGACCCCACCCCTCAGATGCCTACGGCCAATAGCAAAGAGGCTTTGGACAAGGAAAG AAGGCAGAAGTCAACGGAATCGTCCGGGAGCGACGAGAAAGACGTGGACGAGCTTTCCCTCATCGACCACAAAGAGATTATGAGCAGGATAACACTAAAACAAGAA aatgaCGACGGTCCTGACGTACGTGCCGGATCAGGAGATATTCTATTAGTCCACGCTACAGAAACAGACCGCAAAG ATCTCGTTTTGTACTGTGAAGCCTTTCTGACTACATATAGGACGTTCATAACCCCGGAGGACCTCATTAAGAAGCTACACATAAG ATATAGCACGTTCTGCCACAGTCCAGACACCTTCAAGAAGCGAGTGAGCAAGAACACGTTCTTTGTGCTGGTTCGTGTGGTGGATGAGCTGTG CCTGGTGGAGCTGACGGAGGACATCTTGAAACAGCTCATGGACCTGGTGTTCACGCTGGTGTGTAACGGCGAGCTCAGCCTCGCCCGCGTGCTCCGCAAGAACATCCTGGACAAGGTGGAACAAAAGAAGCTGCTGCGCTACACTAACTCCCTCAAGCCCCTGGCAGCCCGAGGAGTCTCTGCAAG GCCTGGAACCCTTCACGACTTCCGCAGTCATGAGATTGCCGATCAGCTCACCCTCCTTGACGCTGAGCTTTTCTATAAAATTGAG ATTCCCGAGGTTCTGCTTTGGGCCAAGGAGCAGAATGAGGAGAAGAGTCCCAACCTGACTCAGTTCACAGAGCACTTTAACAACATGAGCTATTG ggtCCGCTCTTTGATAATTCAGCAGGAGAAAGCCcaagacagagagaagctgcTCCTCAAGTTCATTAAGATAATGAAG CACTTAAGAAAGTTGAATAATTTCAACTCGTACTTGGCAATACTGTCCGCCCTGGACTCGGCCCCCATCAGGAGATTGGAGTGGCAGAAACAGACCTCAGAG ggaCTGGAAGAATATTGCACGCTGATCGACAGCTCCTCTTCCTTCAGAGCGTACAGAGCCGCTCTGGCAGAGGTGGAGCCTCCATGCATCCCGTACTT GGGTCTCATCCTCCAGGACCTGACCTTCGTCCACCTGGGGAACCCCGACCTCATCGACGGGAAGGTCAACTTCTCCAAACGCTGGCAGCAGTTCAACATACTGGACAGCATGCGGCGCTTCCAGCAAGT GCATTACGAGCTGAAGCGCAACGAGGACATCGTCTCCTTTTTCAACGACTTCAGCGACCACCTGGCGGAGGAGGCGCTGTGGGAGCTGTCGCTGAAGATAAAGCCCAGAAACATTTCCAGGCGCAAGACGGACCGCGAGGAGAAAACCTAG
- the rapgef1b gene encoding rap guanine nucleotide exchange factor 1b isoform X4: MSRKIESKQDSQRSHLSTFTMILKDKFHSPKIKRTPSKKGKQLQPEPAAKSTEKPANKKVSRLEEHEKEVVSALRYFKTIVDKMVVEKKVLEMLPGSASKVLEAILPLVQVEARIQHSSALTSCHSRVYQSLANLIRWADQVMLDGIDLEDKENVTSVTNVIKAVLDGVKELVKLTIEKQEHPSPTTPNKPALPATTAESTVSSEMPSIDREPEVSAKTAPAAPPAEAVPEIPDEDVAPPKPPLPEAKMAELRAQLSDAGQRRPSQKENPPPALPPKKRQSAPSPTPVAVVAPMSRGSSLPCSDHRAEYEPEFLQRRFSGGSQSYGGDSPRLSPCSSMGKLSKSDEQLSSMEQDSGQCSRNTSCETLDNTENYDPDYDFLHQDLSAGENLPPIPVGGCLSPLPESHSESSSPVPGQHPSHPHFSAPPGQQPEYWTPQPNHPNPLQSARVSAPPALPLKKRRSTQTSPFPDGGSRVLYERYPSQYDNLSEEELHPTPPFPLFTPISPMPQTNGGVFVAQYIASENADVPASPPPLPEKKSRHILQYMQFVEDYSEPQPSVFYQMPQSESIYEQRNKRFQEVYGFNDSFSSTDSVHEPLLPPALPPKQRQLSESANDEGGEGEYVNLYSSSQANGELPLSLRETIAADDVLQDPTPQMPTANSKEALDKERRQKSTESSGSDEKDVDELSLIDHKEIMSRITLKQENDDGPDVRAGSGDILLVHATETDRKDLVLYCEAFLTTYRTFITPEDLIKKLHIRYSTFCHSPDTFKKRVSKNTFFVLVRVVDELCLVELTEDILKQLMDLVFTLVCNGELSLARVLRKNILDKVEQKKLLRYTNSLKPLAARGVSARPGTLHDFRSHEIADQLTLLDAELFYKIEIPEVLLWAKEQNEEKSPNLTQFTEHFNNMSYWVRSLIIQQEKAQDREKLLLKFIKIMKHLRKLNNFNSYLAILSALDSAPIRRLEWQKQTSEGLEEYCTLIDSSSSFRAYRAALAEVEPPCIPYLGLILQDLTFVHLGNPDLIDGKVNFSKRWQQFNILDSMRRFQQVHYELKRNEDIVSFFNDFSDHLAEEALWELSLKIKPRNISRRKTDREEKT; the protein is encoded by the exons ATGTCGAGAAAAATAGAGAGCAAGCAAG ACTCGCAACGGTCCCATCTGTCCACTTTCACCATGATCCTGAAGGACAAGTTCCACTCTCCCAAGATCAAGAGGACGCCGTCCAAGAAGGGCAAGCAACTGCAGCCCGAGCCGGCGGCCAAGAGCACTGAGAAACCTGCTAACAAG AAGGTCAGTAGGCTGGAGGAGCATGAGAAGGAAGTGGTCAGCGCCCTTCGCTACTTCAAGACAATCGTGGACAAAatggtggtggagaagaaggTGCTGGAGATGCTCCCGGGCTCGGCCAGCAAGGTGCTTGAAGCCATCCTGCCACTGGTTCAGGTGGAGGCACGGATACAGCACAG CTCGGCGTTGACTTCCTGCCACAGCCGCGTGTATCAGAGTCTGGCCAACCTTATACGCTGGGCAGACCAGGTAATGCTGGACGGCATCGATTTGGAGGACAAGGAAAACGTGACGTCCGTCACCAATGTCATCAAAGCAGTGCTGGACGGAGTAAAG GAACTGGTGAAACTGACCATAGAGAAACAGGAGCATCCGTCACCCACCACCCCTAACAAGCCGGCACTGCCTGCCACAACGGCAGAGAG CACCGTGTCATCTGAGATGCCTTCGATAGATCGGGAGCCGGAAGTCTCCGCTAAGACGGCTCCAGCGGCTCCTCCCGCGGAAGCTGTCCCTGAAATACCAGATGAAGATGTAGCACCACCCAAACCCCCGCTTCCTGAAGCCAAAATGGCAGAACTCAG AGCTCAGTTGAGTGATGCTGGCCAAAGGAGACCCTCTCAGAAGGAGAA TCCTCCGCCAGCTCTTCCCCCCAAGAAGCGCCAGTCGGCCCCTTCGCCCACTCCGGTCGCAGTGGTCGCCCCGATGAGCCGAGGCTCCAGCCTACCATGTAGTGACCACAGAGCG GAGTACGAGCCAGAGTTCCTTCAGAGGCGTTTCTCTGGAGGGAGCCAGTCCTACGGCGGCGACTCTCCACGTCTGTCCCCCTGCAGCAGCATGGGAAAACTCAGCAAGTCTGATGAGCAGCTTTCttccatggagcaggacagtGGTCAGTGTTCTCGTAACACCAGCTGTGAGACGCTTG ACAACACAGAGAATTACGACCCAGATTACGACTTCCTCCATCAGGACCTGTCAGCGGGGGAAAACCTGCCCCCGATACCGGTTGGAGGGTGCCTGAGCCCCCTGCCCGAGTCTCACAGCGAGTCCTCCTCCCCTGTTCCCGGACAGCACCCCTCGCACCCCCACTTCAGCGCTCCTCCGGGCCAGCAACCAGAATACTGGACCCCCCAGCCGAACCACCCGAATCCCTTGCAGTCCGCCCGCGTCAGCGCTCCCCCCGCCCTGCCGCTGAAGAAGCGGCGCAGCACCCAGACGTCGCCGTTCCCCGACGGGGGGTCCAGGGTGCTGTACGAGCGCTACCCCTCCCAGTACGACAACCTGTCGGAAGAGGAGCTCCACCCAACGCCGCCGTTCCCGCTTTTCACGCCCATCTCGCCCATGCCCCAGACCAACGGGGGCGTGTTTGTCGCCCAGTACATCGCCAGCGAGAATGCGGACGTCCCCGCCAGCCCACCGCCTCtgccagaaaagaaaagcagacacA TCCTTCAGTACATGCAGTTCGTTGAAGACTACTCCGAGCCACAGCCCTCCGTCTTCTACCAGATGCCTCAGAGCGAGAGCATCTACGAGCAGCGCAACAAGCGCTTCCAGGAGGTCTACGGCTTCAACGACTCCTTCAGCAGCACGGACTCGGTCCACGAGCCGCTGCTGCCTCCAGCGTTAccaccaaaacaaagacagctg AGCGAGAGCGCGAATGACGAGGGCGGGGAGGGGGAGTATGTCAACTTGTACTCGTCCAGCCAAGCCAATGGGGAGCTGCCTCTCTCCCTCAGA GAAACGATCGCTGCCGATGATGTGCTTCAAGACCCCACCCCTCAGATGCCTACGGCCAATAGCAAAGAGGCTTTGGACAAGGAAAG AAGGCAGAAGTCAACGGAATCGTCCGGGAGCGACGAGAAAGACGTGGACGAGCTTTCCCTCATCGACCACAAAGAGATTATGAGCAGGATAACACTAAAACAAGAA aatgaCGACGGTCCTGACGTACGTGCCGGATCAGGAGATATTCTATTAGTCCACGCTACAGAAACAGACCGCAAAG ATCTCGTTTTGTACTGTGAAGCCTTTCTGACTACATATAGGACGTTCATAACCCCGGAGGACCTCATTAAGAAGCTACACATAAG ATATAGCACGTTCTGCCACAGTCCAGACACCTTCAAGAAGCGAGTGAGCAAGAACACGTTCTTTGTGCTGGTTCGTGTGGTGGATGAGCTGTG CCTGGTGGAGCTGACGGAGGACATCTTGAAACAGCTCATGGACCTGGTGTTCACGCTGGTGTGTAACGGCGAGCTCAGCCTCGCCCGCGTGCTCCGCAAGAACATCCTGGACAAGGTGGAACAAAAGAAGCTGCTGCGCTACACTAACTCCCTCAAGCCCCTGGCAGCCCGAGGAGTCTCTGCAAG GCCTGGAACCCTTCACGACTTCCGCAGTCATGAGATTGCCGATCAGCTCACCCTCCTTGACGCTGAGCTTTTCTATAAAATTGAG ATTCCCGAGGTTCTGCTTTGGGCCAAGGAGCAGAATGAGGAGAAGAGTCCCAACCTGACTCAGTTCACAGAGCACTTTAACAACATGAGCTATTG ggtCCGCTCTTTGATAATTCAGCAGGAGAAAGCCcaagacagagagaagctgcTCCTCAAGTTCATTAAGATAATGAAG CACTTAAGAAAGTTGAATAATTTCAACTCGTACTTGGCAATACTGTCCGCCCTGGACTCGGCCCCCATCAGGAGATTGGAGTGGCAGAAACAGACCTCAGAG ggaCTGGAAGAATATTGCACGCTGATCGACAGCTCCTCTTCCTTCAGAGCGTACAGAGCCGCTCTGGCAGAGGTGGAGCCTCCATGCATCCCGTACTT GGGTCTCATCCTCCAGGACCTGACCTTCGTCCACCTGGGGAACCCCGACCTCATCGACGGGAAGGTCAACTTCTCCAAACGCTGGCAGCAGTTCAACATACTGGACAGCATGCGGCGCTTCCAGCAAGT GCATTACGAGCTGAAGCGCAACGAGGACATCGTCTCCTTTTTCAACGACTTCAGCGACCACCTGGCGGAGGAGGCGCTGTGGGAGCTGTCGCTGAAGATAAAGCCCAGAAACATTTCCAGGCGCAAGACGGACCGCGAGGAGAAAACCTAG